Proteins encoded by one window of Dreissena polymorpha isolate Duluth1 chromosome 11, UMN_Dpol_1.0, whole genome shotgun sequence:
- the LOC127849563 gene encoding baculoviral IAP repeat-containing protein 7-B-like translates to MDDDDEEPEDYAPDPRDYYSHFYRESERLETFHDWPPWAHVNKNELAKNGFMYLHVSDRVQCVFCRASLGSFKAGDVVANEHRKYCPECPFAFGYECGNIPIPSSSRVQQATQNVQSLIVTDRARPAAAGHFAHHSPNRAVNAIAVPQSHSETSILSSESIQEAAAVITEPKYRDWADEHTRLRSYRGWPAQMRQTPRDLAAAGLLYMGQGDRCKCYWCGGELHGWEPDDDPWVEHAKWFPQCGFVRQKKGVEYIRIIKNGERANVESSSNQDFLRRPHVLAALNDYGYTQEQVLEALHTYGVLNLVNAQDIRKYVEELKSKRQAAQTQAMLAESLASTYPSLSNHLINRSDSSVAMTDRGLQVAQPSDDMGASSGQLCSEDLRMEVVEESQHPDSLTNQRMQNLSLISNSSSSISNHSDVEAVLQENELLKERHMCKICMDKEVCITFLPCRHLATCEDCNELLNICPICRAPVEKRVRVRWSTR, encoded by the exons ATGGATGATGACGATGAAGAGCCAGAAGACTATGCACCCGACCCACGTGATTACTATTCGCATTTCTACCGTGAGAGCGAGAGACTTGAAACATTCCATGACTGGCCACCTTGGGCTCATGTAAATAAAAACGAATTGGCCAAAAATGGCTTTATGTACCTACATGTATCAGATCGCGTACAGTGTGTGTTCTGTAGAGCAAGTTTAGGTAGCTTTAAAGCAGGTGATGTTGTGGCCAATGAACATAGGAAATATTGCCCAGAGTGTCCGTTTGCGTTCGGTTATGAGTGTGGAAATATACCAATACCATCCTCAAGTAGAGTTCAGCAAGCAACACAAAATGTTCAGTCGCTGATTGTAACAGACAGGGCAAGGCCTGCGGCAGCTGGACACTTTGCACATCACTCTCCAAACAGAGCTGTCAATGCAATTGCTGTTCCACAATCACACAGCGAAACATCCATACTTTCAAGTGAGTCAATTCAAGAAGCTGCAGCTGTTATCACAGAGCCCAAGTACAGGGACTGGGCAGACGAACACACAAGGTTACGTTCTTACAGAGGATGGCCCGCACAGATGAGACAAACACCGAGAGACTTGGCAGCTGCTGGATTGTTGTACATGG GTCAGGGTGATCGTTGCAAATGCTACTGGTGTGGAGGAGAACTCCATGGGTGGGAACCAGATGACGATCCCTGGGTTGAGCATGCAAAGTGGTTTCCACAGTGCGGCTTTGTACGACAAAAGAAGGGCGTTGAATATATTAGGATCATCAAAAATGGAGAG AGAGCAAACGTTGAGTCTTCTAGTAACCAAGATTTCTTGAGACGTCCTCACGTTCTAGCTGCATTGAATGACTATGGATATACACAGGAACAGGTCTTGGAGGCGTTACACACATATG GTGTTCTGAACCTAGTCAACGCGCAGGATATCCGAAAATACGTTGAAGAGTTAAAGAGCAAAAGGCAGGCAGCCCAAACGCAAGCAATGCTCGCTGAAAGTTTAGCCAGTACTTACCCAAGCCTATCGAACCACTTGATCAACCGGTCAGACAGTTCAGTTGCAATGACAGATCGTGGTCTGCAGGTTGCCCAGCCAAGTGATGACATGGGGGCTTCCAGTGGTCAGCTGTGCAGCGAGGATTTAAGGATGGAAGTGGTGGAAGAATCGCAACATCCTGACAGCCTCACTAACCAGCGTATGCAGAACCTCAGTCTTATTAGCAACTCTAGTTCCTCTATCAGTAATCATTCTG ACGTAGAAGCAGTTCTTCAAGAAAACGAGTTACTTAAAGAGCGACATATGTGCAAGATCTGCATGGATAAGGAAGTGTGTATCACATTCTTGCCTTGTCGTCACCTGGCAACTTGCGAAGATTGTAACGAATTACTCAATATTTGCCCCATTTGCCGAGCACCTGTAGAAAAAAGGGTGAGGGTACGCTGGTCTACTAGATAA